In a genomic window of Rubripirellula tenax:
- a CDS encoding 2-oxoacid:acceptor oxidoreductase subunit alpha: MTVSPTTTKKVQSVSGITVRLAGDSGDGMQLLGTQLTNTSALAGNDVATFPDFPAEIRAPRGTRAGVSGFQVQFASEEIFTPGDVLDALVVMNPAAMVTNLGDLRKGGILIANEDGFNDKEFKLAKVESNPLEASVIEETYRVVKVPMTTLTRDAVASFDLGVKLADRCKNFFAMGLVYWLFGRSLEPTLRFIEDKFGKKPDVAAANVAALRAGWAFGETTEAFGESYQVEAAELKPGTYRNIMGNQAIAMGLVAASKVSNKEMFYGTYPITPASDILHELTKFKNFGVRTFQAEDEIAAICATIGAAFGGSMGVTASSGPGIALKGEAMGLGMMLELPMIIIDVQRGGPSTGLPTKTEQSDLLQVMFGRNGESPLPVLAPRSPGDCFDIAIEAWRIATECMCPVIILSDGYIANGSEPWRVPKMSELPKIEISHPEGTDDETAFKPYARDENLARPWAVPGTPGLMHRVGGLEKEDVTGNVSYDPANHQHMTNTRAAKVANIAKRIPAQDVFGETSGDVLVISWGGTYGSCHTAVDRIRKAGHKVSHAHVRYMNPMPANMGELMKSFTKVVVPELNTGQLRMLLRAEHLVDCIGINKVQGKPFTVTELVEQISAIAVDAEASDPGKRHAS, translated from the coding sequence ATGACGGTTTCCCCCACCACGACCAAAAAAGTCCAGTCCGTTTCTGGAATAACTGTCCGGCTCGCCGGCGACTCGGGCGACGGGATGCAGTTGCTTGGAACGCAGTTGACCAACACCAGCGCGTTGGCGGGAAATGACGTCGCCACGTTCCCGGACTTCCCCGCGGAAATCCGAGCCCCGCGAGGTACTCGCGCCGGAGTATCGGGATTCCAAGTTCAATTCGCTAGCGAAGAGATCTTCACGCCCGGTGATGTCTTGGATGCACTGGTGGTGATGAACCCTGCAGCGATGGTCACCAATTTGGGCGATCTTCGCAAAGGCGGCATCCTGATCGCCAACGAAGACGGATTCAACGACAAAGAATTCAAGCTCGCCAAAGTCGAATCGAACCCGCTTGAAGCCAGCGTGATCGAAGAAACTTACCGCGTCGTCAAAGTACCGATGACCACATTGACTCGCGATGCCGTCGCCAGCTTTGACCTTGGCGTCAAACTTGCCGATCGCTGCAAAAACTTCTTCGCGATGGGTTTGGTGTATTGGCTGTTCGGCCGATCGCTGGAGCCGACACTGAGATTCATCGAGGACAAGTTCGGTAAGAAGCCTGATGTCGCGGCGGCCAACGTCGCGGCCCTTCGCGCCGGCTGGGCTTTCGGTGAAACGACCGAAGCGTTCGGCGAAAGCTACCAGGTCGAAGCGGCCGAGCTGAAACCGGGCACGTATCGCAACATCATGGGCAACCAAGCGATCGCGATGGGATTGGTCGCCGCTTCCAAAGTCAGTAACAAGGAAATGTTCTACGGAACGTACCCCATCACGCCGGCAAGCGATATTTTGCACGAGCTGACGAAGTTCAAGAACTTTGGCGTTCGCACGTTCCAAGCCGAAGATGAAATCGCGGCGATCTGCGCCACGATTGGCGCCGCGTTCGGGGGAAGCATGGGCGTGACCGCCAGCAGCGGCCCCGGCATCGCGTTGAAGGGCGAAGCGATGGGGTTGGGAATGATGTTAGAGTTGCCGATGATCATCATCGACGTCCAACGTGGCGGTCCGAGTACGGGGCTGCCGACGAAGACCGAACAGAGCGACCTGTTACAGGTGATGTTCGGGCGCAATGGCGAATCCCCGTTGCCAGTATTGGCGCCGCGTTCACCCGGCGACTGTTTTGACATTGCGATCGAAGCTTGGCGAATCGCGACGGAGTGCATGTGCCCGGTCATCATTTTGTCCGACGGATACATCGCTAACGGAAGCGAGCCATGGCGTGTGCCAAAAATGTCGGAGCTGCCGAAGATCGAAATTTCGCACCCCGAGGGCACCGACGACGAAACTGCGTTTAAGCCTTACGCTCGCGACGAAAATCTGGCACGGCCGTGGGCGGTTCCCGGGACTCCGGGATTGATGCACCGCGTCGGTGGTCTTGAAAAAGAAGACGTGACAGGCAACGTCAGCTATGACCCCGCCAATCACCAACACATGACGAACACGCGAGCCGCGAAGGTCGCCAACATCGCCAAGCGGATTCCCGCCCAAGATGTATTTGGCGAAACGTCAGGCGACGTGTTGGTCATTTCGTGGGGCGGGACTTACGGATCGTGTCACACTGCGGTTGATCGCATCCGAAAAGCCGGCCATAAGGTCAGCCATGCCCACGTTCGCTACATGAATCCGATGCCGGCCAACATGGGCGAACTGATGAAGTCGTTCACGAAGGTCGTCGTTCCCGAGCTGAACACCGGACAACTGCGGATGCTGTTGCGAGCCGAACACTTGGTCGACTGCATTGGCATCAATAAAGTCCAAGGCAAGCCCTTCACAGTCACCGAGTTGGTCGAACAGATCTCAGCGATTGCGGTCGACGCGGAAGCATCCGATCCTGGCAAGCGCCACGCTTCCTAA